In Calliopsis andreniformis isolate RMS-2024a chromosome 6, iyCalAndr_principal, whole genome shotgun sequence, the genomic window ATTCACATAGTCTGGAGCAACATGAATACATGGATAGATCACATGCATATGTCAGACGTATTGAAGTTGGAGGGTTTAAAGTCCCTGATAGTACATCTTGCCTACTCAAAGATATCCCTGCTCCAGAGAAAATACTAGCTGCTGACCCACTTGCTTCTGGTGACCATGGACTGGTACACAAATATTTAGTGCAAACCAGTTTTATTCAGATTTAATTAATTTGTCGAATAATTATTCCAATTTTATTTCCAGATTACCGAAATGCTCAACAAGGCTGTGACCGCATTAGCAGACGTAAAAGTTGAACACAAAGAGGACTTAGTAGTTCCCTTCTTATCGTGATCTTATAGCATTTCCTCGGCAGGATCGCAATCGCATCCTGTCTGAGCGAAATCCTTGCATTACGTGGCATTGAAAAACGCGCATATTTCCAAAATCACTATTCAATGAACTACTCGAAGTCTTCGGAATCAAACTCAAATATCAGTTAAGAATTGCAGAGCAGTGTATTACAGATGAAAGTTCAGGCACTATTTCTTAACGAAAGCATGTTAATGACTTGACAGTTTCCAAACGTACAAGATTATTTTGAATTGTTACAAGTTAAGGTATTTCCAAAAGACCAGTTTTTAATGAAAGAACTGAATTTGGTAATGCTTTTCCATAATTTATATACAATAATGTAAAAAGCTAATTCACTGTTATGACATTTCACTAAGATGTATGTCACAAGGCAAGTACTATAAAGGCTATTTTGTCATAATTTAACGAATACAGTTGTAACATAGGCTTTAGAATTTTCATACATGTAAATTGAACAATTAAATCTTTTTTTATTAGGCTGGCAAAATATTGTTCATGTTCATGTAATCACTATCAGGAAATTGCGATTGATTTCTCCGGAAACATTTAATCTGCATtatgttattaaaaataaattccagCAAGCACGTATAGTACCACTTAAGAATTAAAAAGAGCTTAAATCTTTCTCATTATTTGtacaaatttgattttttaactaatttgtacatttgcatctttgctatatttatattcgaAAAAAATGTGTGTTGATAATGTCAAAAGCAAACACAAATTTCTATTTCAGACATATGTATATTGTGATATCTTAACGAATCCTATGAATGAtgttatattatttaataataattagtcTTTCTATGATGCAATTTATTAGGTACGTTTTGTGTTTGTCAATCTTTGTTATTTTGTCATTTTCTAGAACTCTGTTAACTGTTACGTAATTTCTATCTCTCTATGTTCATATACAatgtaataaattaaaaattaataataaatgtcgtatattattttatgaataaAGAAGTcatcaaataaaaataattatgtaAGCAATAAGCGAGGTACTTGTTATGCTATTAGATAAATGTTACTACAATTGTaaacaaaattgaaatttgTTATAAGATACGTCTAGA contains:
- the Lamtor1 gene encoding late endosomal/lysosomal adaptor, MAPK and MTOR activator 1 encodes the protein MGCCYSLCKEDNGPQSGEVNERTHLLVDPVSNNTNIPRVHSDDYVNQYASSAPKKTDEQSALNRILHETAANVIDVGALDSHSLEQHEYMDRSHAYVRRIEVGGFKVPDSTSCLLKDIPAPEKILAADPLASGDHGLITEMLNKAVTALADVKVEHKEDLVVPFLS